The Physeter macrocephalus isolate SW-GA unplaced genomic scaffold, ASM283717v5 random_254, whole genome shotgun sequence genomic interval ACAGGTGGTCCCTGCCAGCTGAACACACCCCTGCACTTTCCACCCGCCTTTGTTTTATGACAGCCTCTATTTTACAAGCACCTGGCTTGTTGTGTTGTTGGTGATCTTTAAGCCATTAAGCACTTTCAGAATCCTCTTGGCAGGACCATCCTGTGCTCTGGTTCCCGTTTCCTGGACCCTATTCTGGGCCAGGCCGCTGGCGACGTGCTGGAGTGGGTAAGGCTCTCTTCTCCTGGCGTGATCGTTCAGGACTGAAATCATAGCATATCCGGGCTTAGGCAAGGATCATCTAATCTAAGTCTCACTTTCCCAGTGGGGAAGCCAAGGTCTGGGAGGGTGGAGAGAGTCTGCCCAAGGCACACAGCTACAGCAACAGATTAACAAACAGGAAAACCAGGCCCGGAGCCAGTGCCCTTGACAACAGCTCAGGGCCCTCTGGCCACGTCTTACCTCCTCTGGCCTTGCTATGATTATTTAATGACAGGGTAGAGATAAACTTCCCATTAATTGAGGGCCATAGCTGTAAACAGGAACCCGTAAATAGCATCTACAGGATAAAGGCCATGCTTTCACATTTAGTAAAAATGTGTTGTTGAGCTTGTACGATGGGCCAGGCACGATCTGGTCAAAGAGAGAGTGCAGATCCAAACCAACTCCTGTCTCTGCACTAGTCCTTGGGCGTTGGGGACAGTTGGTTTAGAAGAAAGGCATACAGGGTACAGTTCTAACAGTCAGGTGGCAGTTCTCATAGTTTTAAAACACAGCCATGAATATTGCATTAAGGATCGCGTTGTAATCTTGAATGTTACCAAGATGTAGAAATCTGTGGTTGCCTTGACAACTCTAAGCCACTTCAATGTCGGCCTTTCCTCGCCCACATGGGTTTTCATAGCCTCTTTGGGTTTCTCCTCTGCTAAGACAATTTTTATCCTCTATCTGGTCCAGATGAACCTCACGAATTGGGAAACATCTGACCCCGGGGGAGCTGGGCTGTGCGTCACCCATGGCCCTGGGGGCTCCCGGCACCCCCATCTCGGTGAGGAGTGCGATGGAGGTCACACCGCGATGGAGGTCACACCGCACGGAATGCACACATGATACCTGCAAGGTACAAGGCCGAGAGCTGGTGCCAGGTTTCCTAGGATTAGTTTCGATTTACAAAAGATGGAAAAACTCCGGGCTCCATTACAGAGGCGCTGAGAAATGCTCCAGGCCACGCGGTTGCTTTGATGTTGGGACAGCACTGGTCGGGTCACCACCCAGTTTCTTGCTAATATTGGAGGAGGCACATTAACGAGTTTGGTGTATTCGGTAGGAAGCTCTTCCTTGTGGAGAGTGTTTCCTGAGTGGGTTTGGAGCTGAGCCCCTGCATTTGCATGGCCAGCAGAGCAGCCGGTGCTTAAGAGTCCTACCGGTGAGATGGACGAGCCGGACCGGCACCCGAGTCGCTGCGCATGCGCGGCTACCAGTCGCAGCGAGGGCCGTGGGGAGGATGTAACGGAGGGACCCCACTCAGTCTTGGCTCGGAAAAGGCGCCTGAAAAATTGGTGCTCGAGATGAGGTCTGAACAGGGGTGACCTGAGCGGAAAGAGGGAGACCGTGCAACCAACCTGGAGCCTTCCAGCCAGGACCCTGCGGGCGGGGCTCAGACCTCAAGGTCCTGGTCTTTAGTTCAAGGGCTCAGAGGGGCGTGGGGTGACTGCTCAGGTTTGCCTGCTGAGACATTTATTTGGTCGTGGTCTGGAGAGTACTCGTTAGGGGAGCCAGGACGGGCGCGGAGAGAGGCTGTCGTCGTTCAGCACGAGTTGGCCCCAACTCGGCCTGGGGCCATGGCCCTGGAGGGGGTCAGAGGTGGCGGGACCTGAGGGTGTCCAGGAGGAAGATTGTGCAGGATCAGGAGGGCCTGGGGAGGCGCCCGGGCCCCCTGCCTGTGCCACTCGTGGGGTGGGGGCCGCTGGAGGCGGAGACgggggagcaggagggggccCGAGTTCCGTCTTGGCCTTGTTGAGTTTAAGGTTCCATCTACGCTtcagatgggggagggaggggcagctgggCAGAAACGCtgggcccgccccgccccccgccccctgcccgggGACGCACCTGCCTCCAGGTGGAGCCTCCGAAGGGTAAGAGGAGGGGCCCGGACGGGAAGAGAAGGGGCCGTGAGCAGTACCCTGGGGCAGCTCTGACATCCCACGGCGGGGTCGCGAGGCTGAGGATGCACGTCTTGGGGGGGCGGTGGCCGGAGGTTGAGGAAGCTGAGAGCACACGCGTCCCTTGGAGGTGGTGACACGGGGTCCCGGGTGACTTGGAGCTATTTTGGTGAGTGATGTGACGGGAACGGAAGGCGACTGGAAGAGGCCAAAGGACAAATGGAAAGGGGATAAACGGGGAATGCGAGCTCGTGCAGGCTGGGAGCCAGGCCAGGAGGGCGAGGCCGCGGCCGCAGCgcgtgtggggctgggggccccgTTGCCACGGCCGGGGGACGCTGGAAGGACTTTCGGGTAGTGATGGGAAAGGGCCCAGTGGGGCTGCGGGGCGACAGCGTGGACA includes:
- the LOC114484982 gene encoding uncharacterized protein, producing MHTHSQGAVSGKPRRHPCLIPGVSAEARGAPGLTLLSAQGVHAVAPQPHWALSHHYPKVLPASPGRGNGAPSPTRAAAAASPSWPGSQPARARIPRLSPFHLSFGLFQSPSVPVTSLTKIAPSHPGPRVTTSKGRVCSQLPQPPATAPPRRASSASRPRRGMSELPQGTAHGPFSSRPGPSSYPSEAPPGGRSPLFRPHLEHQFFRRLFRAKTEWGPSVTSSPRPSLRLVAAHAQRLGCRSGSSISPVGLLSTGCSAGHANAGAQLQTHSGNTLHKEELPTEYTKLVNVPPPILARNWVVTRPVLSQHQSNRVAWSISQRLCNGARSFSIFCKSKLILGNLAPALGLVPCRPSRFSLQGEVGCHSGCVRPGQGQGDGHDQFSK